A region from the Roseofilum reptotaenium CS-1145 genome encodes:
- a CDS encoding ABC transporter ATP-binding protein, giving the protein MGNPLIGVYHLSKTYPVAIKESGFQGTLRHFWKRQYRQVEAVKNISFEIEAGEVVGFLGANGAGKTTTLKMLTGLVHSSGGQVTVGGYVPFKRERNFLRNITLVMGQKQQLLWDLPAMDSLRINAAVYELSTSEFRSRLGELTELLSLQEKLTQPVRKLSLGERMKAELLAALLHRPQVLFLDEPTLGLDVNAQENVREFLREYNQRYGATILLTSHYMADITALCDRVLLIHKGELVYDGSLQRLLDRFAPYREVQVDLAQEYLTTELETYAEIEEIAGHQVRFLVQREALTTTISHILADLEIVDLKITDPPIEEIIGRVFRTGMTT; this is encoded by the coding sequence ATGGGTAATCCTCTAATTGGAGTGTATCACCTGAGTAAAACCTATCCCGTCGCGATTAAGGAATCGGGATTTCAGGGCACATTACGGCACTTCTGGAAACGGCAGTACCGCCAAGTTGAAGCCGTTAAAAATATTTCCTTTGAGATTGAAGCGGGTGAAGTCGTAGGATTCTTAGGGGCAAATGGAGCAGGAAAAACTACGACGTTAAAGATGTTGACGGGTTTGGTGCATTCCTCTGGCGGCCAGGTGACGGTAGGAGGATATGTGCCCTTTAAGCGTGAGAGGAATTTTTTACGCAATATTACGTTGGTCATGGGTCAAAAACAACAATTGTTGTGGGATTTGCCGGCCATGGATTCCCTGCGAATTAATGCGGCAGTCTATGAGTTATCAACCTCAGAATTTCGATCGCGTTTAGGGGAACTGACGGAACTGCTCTCATTACAGGAGAAACTAACACAACCCGTGCGTAAGCTGTCCCTAGGAGAGCGAATGAAAGCAGAACTTTTAGCGGCTTTGCTGCACCGGCCACAAGTGTTATTTTTAGATGAGCCAACTTTGGGATTGGATGTGAATGCTCAGGAGAATGTGCGGGAATTTCTGAGGGAGTATAATCAGCGGTATGGGGCGACGATTTTGTTAACGAGTCATTATATGGCTGATATTACTGCATTATGCGATCGCGTCCTCTTAATCCACAAAGGAGAATTAGTCTATGATGGTTCCTTGCAAAGGCTGCTCGATCGCTTTGCGCCCTATCGAGAAGTGCAAGTAGACTTAGCCCAAGAGTATTTAACCACAGAATTGGAAACTTACGCAGAAATTGAGGAGATCGCCGGTCACCAAGTCCGCTTTTTAGTCCAACGAGAAGCCTTAACTACCACTATTTCCCATATTCTCGCTGACTTAGAGATTGTCGATCTCAAAATTACTGACCCTCCCATTGAAGAAATTATTGGTCGAGTCTTTCGCACGGGAATGACAACATGA